A genomic region of Nostoc sp. UHCC 0702 contains the following coding sequences:
- a CDS encoding response regulator, with translation MSVFKIGDHNCANPKDEFNAWYADGEKLSKPVWNQLYQWQNKPYILFLTFSYPVDDITLQLCRVISVDIILSKISNFVAKFQVIQFIKNLILERNYIILFANSKQLYSVINHQDKKLLILDIKDFLICIKTHNSIQNFDSIKFIFIQSKISFINTSERYCIKIKSWYNGLNIDWLIVVVIHQANFMEHIDTYICTILVLCIFVFLLTMQLVFLTFIWLKKIFKEINKLPQKSFSIKSNKFENYNMLKKQIQKENDCLKVKHPKIKIHYKLLFTNSNKLDAEQNSSNLLDKFNLKIANLYIIKFPDIKKGLSKYNCIITTKLKRQIQELLSKIEQLQTTQKELIQSQKIATQRQQVAEQANRAKSEFIANMSHELRTPLNAILGFAQVMSHDNSLSSEHQENLAIINRAGEHLLNLINDILEISKIEAGRTTLNISSFDLIRLLQSLEEMLRSRTLSKGIKLIFEYTPNIPQYVQTDESRLRQVLLNLLSNAIKFTDSGSVTLRVRVGTGDWWGLGVMGTENKENNQSLMPNDATCSSWAEPQTPVAPQSLIFEVQDTGAGISPQEIDLIFEPFGQTEIGRKSQQGTGLGLAISRKYVQLMGGDITVSSVLGLGSKFTFNIQIGLAKSSEIQTKQTQRQVVALAPEQQEYRILVVDDVADNRLVLVKLLSPIGFIVREAANGQEAIAQWLEWQPHLIFMDMRMPVMDGYEATRVIKAAEVRLEVRGKHTEDMLPDDENCYPSDFYNSAQPDASHLSCDNATCFSTENYLKQLGKYASCNTVALSCSLPYTQTIIIALTASAFEEERQKILSAGCDDFIPKPFTQEILLETISQYLGVKYISQVETATTASVNSEIETMPNEADILRLLLQMSPEWLKKLRHAAASCSDDLILELLQEIPSDQSLIFRVVKDLANNYQFEKIMELTRIDPE, from the coding sequence ATGTCGGTTTTTAAGATTGGTGATCACAACTGTGCTAACCCTAAAGATGAATTTAATGCTTGGTATGCAGATGGAGAAAAACTAAGTAAACCAGTCTGGAATCAACTTTATCAATGGCAAAATAAACCATACATTTTATTTTTAACTTTTAGCTATCCTGTTGACGATATCACTCTTCAGCTTTGTAGGGTGATTAGTGTAGATATAATTTTGTCAAAAATAAGCAATTTTGTAGCCAAATTTCAAGTTATACAATTCATCAAAAACCTGATTTTAGAGCGTAACTACATAATTCTATTTGCTAATAGTAAGCAACTTTACTCTGTTATCAATCACCAGGATAAAAAACTATTAATATTAGATATTAAAGATTTTTTAATTTGTATAAAAACGCATAATTCAATCCAAAACTTTGACAGTATTAAGTTCATTTTTATTCAGTCAAAAATAAGCTTTATTAATACCAGTGAACGTTATTGTATAAAAATAAAAAGTTGGTATAACGGCCTAAATATTGATTGGTTGATTGTGGTAGTGATTCACCAAGCCAATTTTATGGAACATATTGATACCTATATTTGCACTATTTTAGTGTTATGTATATTTGTCTTTTTATTGACTATGCAATTAGTATTTTTAACTTTTATCTGGTTAAAAAAGATATTTAAAGAAATCAATAAATTGCCTCAAAAATCTTTTTCAATTAAATCGAATAAATTTGAAAATTATAATATGCTTAAAAAGCAAATACAAAAAGAAAATGATTGTTTAAAAGTCAAGCATCCTAAAATAAAAATACATTATAAATTATTATTTACCAACTCTAACAAATTAGATGCAGAACAAAATTCATCTAATTTATTAGATAAATTTAACCTGAAAATCGCTAATTTATATATTATAAAATTTCCTGATATAAAAAAAGGATTATCAAAATATAATTGCATTATAACAACTAAATTAAAACGACAAATTCAAGAACTCTTATCAAAAATAGAACAACTGCAAACCACTCAAAAAGAACTGATTCAATCTCAAAAAATTGCGACACAGAGACAACAGGTAGCTGAGCAAGCAAACCGAGCAAAAAGCGAATTTATTGCTAATATGAGCCACGAATTGCGTACTCCACTTAACGCGATTCTCGGTTTTGCCCAAGTTATGAGTCATGACAATTCTCTATCCAGCGAACATCAAGAAAATCTCGCAATTATTAATCGTGCTGGTGAGCATCTGCTCAACTTAATCAACGATATTCTAGAAATATCCAAAATTGAAGCTGGTAGAACCACATTGAATATCAGCAGTTTTGATTTAATTCGCCTTTTGCAAAGCCTAGAAGAGATGTTGCGTAGCCGTACCCTTTCTAAAGGCATTAAATTGATATTTGAATATACTCCTAACATACCTCAGTACGTGCAAACTGATGAAAGCCGACTGCGCCAAGTGTTACTCAATCTGCTGAGCAATGCCATCAAATTTACTGATAGTGGTAGTGTGACATTGCGTGTGAGAGTGGGGACTGGGGACTGGTGGGGATTAGGGGTAATGGGGACTGAGAACAAGGAAAATAACCAATCTCTAATGCCCAATGACGCCACTTGCTCCAGTTGGGCAGAGCCACAGACCCCAGTGGCTCCCCAATCCTTAATCTTCGAGGTACAAGACACTGGTGCTGGTATTTCTCCCCAAGAAATTGACCTAATTTTTGAACCTTTTGGGCAAACTGAAATCGGAAGAAAATCCCAACAGGGAACAGGCCTAGGCTTAGCAATTAGCCGTAAATACGTGCAACTGATGGGGGGAGATATTACTGTGAGCAGCGTTTTGGGTTTGGGCAGTAAATTTACCTTTAATATTCAAATCGGTCTGGCTAAGTCTAGCGAAATTCAGACAAAGCAAACTCAACGCCAAGTTGTTGCTTTAGCACCAGAACAACAAGAATACCGCATTTTGGTAGTTGATGATGTAGCAGATAATCGTTTGGTTTTAGTAAAACTACTGTCACCCATTGGCTTCATCGTGCGGGAAGCCGCAAATGGTCAAGAAGCGATCGCTCAATGGCTGGAATGGCAACCACATCTGATTTTTATGGATATGCGGATGCCTGTTATGGATGGCTACGAGGCCACAAGGGTGATTAAAGCCGCAGAAGTTAGGCTTGAGGTTAGGGGTAAGCATACAGAAGACATGCTACCCGATGACGAAAATTGTTACCCTTCGGATTTCTACAACTCAGCACAGCCAGACGCCAGTCACCTGAGTTGTGATAATGCTACTTGCTTTTCTACTGAAAATTACTTAAAGCAACTTGGTAAGTATGCATCATGTAATACAGTGGCTTTGTCATGCTCATTACCCTATACCCAGACCATTATTATTGCTCTTACTGCCAGTGCCTTTGAAGAAGAACGGCAAAAAATTTTATCAGCCGGTTGCGATGATTTTATTCCCAAGCCGTTTACACAAGAAATTTTACTAGAAACAATCAGCCAATATCTGGGTGTAAAATATATCAGCCAAGTAGAAACTGCCACAACAGCATCTGTTAATTCAGAAATAGAGACAATGCCCAACGAAGCTGATATTTTAAGGCTTTTGTTGCAGATGTCGCCTGAGTGGCTCAAAAAGTTACGACATGCAGCAGCAAGTTGTAGCGATGACTTAATTCTAGAGCTACTACAGGAGATTCCGTCAGATCAAAGTTTAATTTTTCGAGTTGTCAAGGATCTAGCAAACAACTATCAGTTTGAGAAAATTATGGAATTGACAAGAATAGACCCAGAATGA
- a CDS encoding MOSC N-terminal beta barrel domain-containing protein, with the protein MPYLAKILLYPIKSLDGVEVEQARILATGALENDREFAIFDEQGKVVNGKRHSKIHLLRSQFSILNRTISLQIPNQELQQFHLDEERQALAAALSDFFGFAVMLKQNSLMGFPDDQNSPGPTVVSTATLEELASWFPDLTVDEIRRRMRVNIEIGGVQSFWEDQLFGEQGDVACFQVKDVRFFGVNPCQRCVVPTRNPDSGEAYPNFQKIFVQNREASLPNGVALSHFNHFFRLSVNTRLPTSEAGKILQIGNEIEIFPSHS; encoded by the coding sequence ATGCCATACTTAGCTAAAATTTTACTCTACCCAATTAAGTCATTGGATGGTGTTGAAGTTGAGCAAGCAAGAATTCTCGCCACTGGCGCACTAGAGAATGACCGCGAGTTTGCCATTTTTGATGAACAGGGTAAAGTTGTCAATGGCAAACGCCATAGTAAAATCCATTTACTGCGATCGCAATTTAGCATTTTAAATCGAACTATCTCGCTACAAATTCCCAACCAGGAATTACAACAATTTCATCTAGACGAAGAACGCCAAGCATTAGCAGCAGCCTTGAGTGATTTTTTTGGCTTTGCTGTCATGTTAAAGCAAAACTCTTTAATGGGCTTTCCCGATGATCAAAATTCACCGGGGCCAACGGTGGTTAGTACAGCGACTCTAGAAGAATTAGCTTCGTGGTTTCCTGATTTAACCGTCGATGAAATACGTCGCCGTATGCGTGTAAACATTGAAATCGGCGGTGTACAATCGTTTTGGGAAGATCAGTTATTTGGTGAACAAGGTGATGTGGCTTGCTTTCAAGTCAAAGACGTGCGCTTTTTTGGAGTTAACCCTTGTCAGCGTTGTGTAGTTCCAACACGTAATCCTGATTCTGGAGAAGCTTACCCGAACTTTCAAAAAATATTTGTGCAAAACCGTGAAGCAAGTTTGCCAAATGGGGTAGCCTTATCTCACTTTAATCATTTCTTTCGCTTAAGTGTAAATACACGATTACCCACCTCAGAGGCTGGTAAGATTTTGCAAATTGGTAACGAAATTGAGATATTTCCGTCGCATAGTTAG
- the lepB gene encoding signal peptidase I — MQNQVSDNNSSQQPDNSWIAELGRTIVLSIVLALGIRTFVAEARWIPSGSMEPTLHGTPNQWQADKIIVDKLKYKFSEPQRGDIVVFSPTKELQKENFNDAFIKRVIGLPGETVELKDGKVYINKKPLQEDKYLSSGQRTVVDVCTSGQQPPYLAKPETIPPNSYLVLGDNRNSSYDSRCWGFVPSSNIIGRAVVRFWPLNKIGPIDQSPLYP, encoded by the coding sequence ATGCAAAATCAAGTGTCTGATAACAACTCTAGTCAACAACCTGATAATTCCTGGATTGCAGAGCTAGGTAGAACAATTGTATTAAGTATCGTTCTAGCCTTGGGCATTCGTACCTTTGTTGCTGAAGCTCGCTGGATTCCTTCTGGTTCGATGGAACCGACTCTCCACGGAACCCCAAATCAGTGGCAGGCAGATAAAATTATTGTAGATAAGTTGAAGTATAAATTTTCTGAACCACAGCGGGGAGATATAGTAGTCTTTTCGCCTACAAAAGAATTACAAAAAGAAAATTTTAATGATGCCTTTATTAAACGTGTTATTGGCTTACCTGGAGAGACAGTAGAACTGAAAGATGGTAAAGTTTATATCAATAAAAAACCTCTTCAGGAAGATAAATATTTGAGTTCCGGTCAGCGTACAGTAGTTGATGTTTGCACATCAGGACAGCAACCGCCTTACTTAGCCAAACCTGAGACGATTCCCCCGAACTCCTACTTAGTATTAGGTGACAACCGTAACAGTAGTTACGATAGTCGCTGCTGGGGTTTTGTACCAAGTAGTAATATTATTGGTCGTGCCGTAGTTCGATTCTGGCCGTTAAATAAAATTGGGCCAATTGATCAGTCCCCACTCTATCCATAA
- a CDS encoding dihydroorotase, whose amino-acid sequence MSSLQSLLIRRANMILPNGELMVGDVLVCDRHIVEIAPKISTATPAREIDAERLTLLPGVIDPQVHFREPGLEHKEDLFTASCACAKGGVTSFLEMPNTRPLTTTQAALDDKLQRASSKCLVNYGFFIGATGDNIPDLLAAKPTPGIKIFMGSMHGQLLVDEEAKLEAIFAHGDRLIAVHAEDQARINQRRIEFAGIHDPAVHSQIQDNLAALLATQLALKLSQKYQRRLHILHMSTAEEAELLRQDKPEWVTAEVTPQHLLLNTSAYEKIGTLAQMNPPLRSPHDNQVLWQALHDGVIDFIATDHAPHTLAEKAQEYPNTPSGMPGVETSLALMLTAALQGRCSVAQVVNWMSTAVAKAYGIPNKGAIAPGYDADLVLVDLNTYRPVRREELLTKCRWSPFEGWNLTGWAVTTIVGGQIVYDQGQLNTDVRGQALTFIS is encoded by the coding sequence ATGTCATCTTTACAAAGCTTACTGATTCGTCGCGCTAACATGATCCTACCGAATGGAGAACTGATGGTAGGGGATGTGCTGGTATGCGATCGCCACATAGTTGAAATTGCACCGAAAATTTCCACTGCAACGCCAGCCAGAGAAATTGACGCAGAAAGGTTAACTTTGTTGCCAGGAGTGATTGATCCACAGGTGCATTTTCGTGAACCAGGACTAGAACACAAAGAAGATTTATTTACAGCCAGTTGTGCCTGTGCTAAAGGTGGAGTCACTTCTTTTCTAGAAATGCCCAACACCCGCCCCCTAACTACTACCCAGGCAGCTTTAGACGACAAGCTACAACGTGCCTCTAGTAAGTGTTTGGTTAATTATGGCTTTTTTATCGGGGCAACGGGCGACAACATACCAGATTTACTAGCAGCCAAGCCGACACCAGGAATCAAAATTTTTATGGGGTCGATGCATGGACAGTTGTTGGTGGATGAAGAAGCAAAATTAGAGGCGATTTTTGCTCATGGCGATCGCTTAATTGCTGTTCACGCCGAAGACCAAGCTAGAATCAACCAACGCCGCATTGAATTTGCTGGGATTCACGACCCAGCAGTTCATTCCCAGATTCAAGATAATCTTGCAGCATTGTTGGCAACTCAATTGGCGTTAAAACTTTCGCAAAAATATCAGCGCCGTCTGCATATCCTGCACATGTCCACAGCCGAAGAAGCAGAATTGCTGCGTCAGGATAAACCGGAGTGGGTGACAGCAGAAGTCACACCACAGCATTTGTTGTTAAATACCAGTGCTTATGAAAAAATTGGCACCTTAGCACAAATGAATCCGCCTTTGCGATCGCCCCATGATAATCAAGTTCTTTGGCAAGCTTTGCACGATGGCGTCATTGATTTCATCGCCACAGATCACGCGCCCCACACCTTGGCAGAAAAAGCTCAAGAATATCCAAATACTCCCTCTGGGATGCCTGGGGTAGAAACTTCTTTGGCTTTGATGTTAACAGCTGCCTTGCAGGGGCGGTGTAGTGTTGCCCAAGTTGTTAACTGGATGTCAACAGCCGTGGCTAAAGCTTATGGTATTCCCAACAAGGGGGCGATCGCTCCCGGTTACGATGCCGATTTAGTACTTGTAGATTTGAATACATACCGCCCTGTCCGACGTGAGGAATTATTAACCAAGTGTCGTTGGAGTCCTTTTGAAGGTTGGAACCTCACAGGATGGGCTGTAACTACCATTGTGGGTGGTCAGATTGTTTATGACCAAGGTCAGTTAAATACTGATGTGCGTGGTCAAGCTTTAACTTTCATCTCGTAG
- the tsaE gene encoding tRNA (adenosine(37)-N6)-threonylcarbamoyltransferase complex ATPase subunit type 1 TsaE, producing the protein MKIFLADAQATLRLGITLGQTLDAGTVILLEGDLGAGKTTLVQGIGQGLGIAEAIVSPTFTLINEYTQGRLPLYHLDLYRLEPQEVVALNLDTYWEGLEVIPGIVAIEWAERMPYKPHSYLNVHLTYGDEGTRQAEIRSFNYTISEFIATM; encoded by the coding sequence ATGAAAATTTTTCTTGCAGATGCACAAGCAACGCTACGTTTGGGAATTACTCTTGGTCAAACTCTTGACGCCGGCACTGTCATCTTACTGGAGGGTGATTTAGGTGCTGGCAAAACTACTCTGGTACAAGGTATTGGACAAGGGTTAGGCATTGCTGAAGCAATTGTCAGCCCAACTTTCACTCTGATTAATGAATATACACAAGGACGCCTGCCCCTTTACCATTTAGATTTATATCGTTTAGAACCACAAGAGGTTGTGGCTTTAAACTTAGATACCTACTGGGAAGGTCTTGAAGTGATACCAGGAATTGTAGCGATCGAGTGGGCAGAACGAATGCCCTACAAACCACATAGTTATCTCAACGTACATTTAACTTATGGGGATGAGGGCACTCGTCAAGCTGAAATTAGATCATTCAATTACACCATCAGCGAATTCATTGCTACCATGTGA
- a CDS encoding YvcK family protein — protein sequence MSIGFLRQALNALQKQSRSRTSHRVNQWFKWLSPGLSVKRWLLISVGGVLLASLGLAIWVKLTPIFWMIELLRSFLGVITNILPNYISGPLVLLCGLLLLLWGQTRTVGSITKVLRKEGEEELIDVLLAHRRLFRGPKIVVIGGGTGLSTLLRGLKTYSANITAIVTVADDGGSSGRLRQEFGVLPPGDIRNCLAALADEEKLLTELFQYRFRAGDGLTGHSFGNLFLTAMSEITGDLERAVAASSKVLAVRGQVLPATLSDVRLWAELADGRRIEGESSIPKAGGKVVKLGCIPANPPALPAAIKAIKEADYIIIGPGSLYTSLIPNLLVPEIADAIAATKVPRIYVCNIMTQPGETQGYTVADHIRAIDTACGHRRLFDAVLVHKKLPTAQTLLRYAQQNSHPVFLDREAVSLLGRRIVPANVLYEDETGCVRHNPQKLARVLLRWYSGAHHGR from the coding sequence ATGTCAATCGGTTTTCTCAGACAAGCCCTCAACGCCCTGCAAAAGCAGTCGCGTAGTCGAACTTCCCATCGGGTCAACCAATGGTTCAAGTGGTTATCGCCTGGACTATCAGTAAAACGCTGGTTACTTATCAGTGTTGGCGGTGTACTGCTGGCAAGTCTGGGGTTGGCTATTTGGGTTAAGCTGACCCCGATTTTTTGGATGATTGAGTTGCTTAGGAGCTTCCTAGGAGTAATTACCAACATTTTACCGAACTATATCAGCGGCCCTTTGGTGTTGCTTTGCGGCTTGCTGTTGCTGCTTTGGGGACAAACTCGCACCGTAGGCTCAATTACTAAGGTGTTGAGAAAAGAAGGAGAAGAAGAACTGATTGATGTCCTGCTGGCGCATCGGCGATTGTTCCGAGGGCCAAAAATAGTGGTGATTGGTGGTGGTACAGGGCTTTCAACGTTGCTGAGGGGATTGAAAACCTACAGCGCTAATATTACCGCCATTGTGACTGTAGCTGATGATGGTGGCTCTTCTGGGCGGTTGCGCCAAGAATTTGGCGTCCTACCACCAGGGGATATTCGCAATTGTTTGGCAGCTTTAGCAGATGAGGAAAAGTTATTAACAGAATTGTTTCAATACCGTTTCCGTGCTGGCGATGGATTAACAGGTCACAGTTTTGGCAATTTGTTTTTAACGGCAATGAGTGAGATTACTGGCGATTTAGAACGGGCTGTGGCAGCCAGTTCTAAAGTGCTAGCGGTGCGGGGACAAGTTTTACCAGCAACCCTAAGCGATGTTCGCCTGTGGGCAGAATTAGCCGATGGCCGTCGTATTGAGGGCGAGTCTAGCATTCCCAAAGCTGGAGGCAAAGTTGTTAAACTTGGCTGCATTCCTGCTAATCCCCCAGCGTTGCCAGCTGCGATTAAAGCCATTAAGGAAGCTGATTATATCATTATTGGCCCTGGTAGCCTTTATACTAGTTTGATTCCTAACTTACTAGTACCAGAAATTGCCGATGCGATCGCAGCGACAAAAGTCCCACGCATTTATGTCTGCAATATTATGACCCAACCAGGAGAAACCCAAGGATATACTGTTGCCGACCACATTAGAGCCATTGATACTGCTTGTGGGCACAGAAGATTATTTGATGCTGTACTGGTACACAAAAAATTGCCCACTGCCCAAACACTCCTGCGCTATGCTCAACAAAACTCTCATCCTGTGTTCCTAGATAGGGAAGCCGTGTCTTTGCTAGGACGGCGCATTGTCCCAGCGAATGTTTTGTATGAAGATGAAACAGGTTGTGTACGTCACAATCCCCAAAAATTAGCACGAGTATTGTTACGTTGGTACAGTGGAGCGCATCATGGGAGATAG
- the ruvC gene encoding crossover junction endodeoxyribonuclease RuvC, whose amino-acid sequence MEKRILGLDPGLAILGFGVITCKQSPSKAQDATVDMLDFGVITTSADAEMGQRLCTLFDDLHTLIQELQPDLVAIEKLFFYRMSSTILVAQARGVVMLTLAQHHLPYVEFTPAQIKQALTGYGNADKSEVQDAVARELNLEYIPKPDDAADALAVALTAWFQI is encoded by the coding sequence ATGGAAAAACGAATTTTAGGATTAGACCCAGGACTGGCAATTTTGGGATTTGGGGTAATTACCTGTAAACAAAGTCCAAGCAAAGCACAAGACGCAACAGTAGATATGCTGGATTTTGGAGTTATCACTACGTCGGCAGATGCGGAAATGGGACAGCGGCTATGTACTTTGTTCGACGATTTACACACCCTGATTCAGGAATTGCAACCAGATTTGGTTGCGATCGAGAAGCTATTTTTCTATCGTATGTCAAGTACTATCCTCGTTGCACAGGCACGAGGCGTAGTTATGCTAACACTAGCACAACATCATCTACCATATGTGGAATTTACCCCTGCTCAAATTAAACAAGCCTTAACGGGGTATGGTAATGCCGATAAGTCTGAAGTGCAAGATGCTGTGGCGCGGGAGTTGAATTTAGAATATATTCCCAAACCGGATGATGCTGCTGATGCTTTAGCGGTAGCTTTGACTGCGTGGTTTCAGATTTAA
- a CDS encoding N-6 DNA methylase gives MPFSNFTNPYKNPADIPQKYRQHMNFQKLFKSDGSYVRPAEDPVTIWAIEILVEEYGVPLEAMALELNADFAEGTYQGGRRYQGRADVVVYDDRYADAVGDLDVAFIMLEAMEPNKKLDGKDPEGWVDHLNRLNAYMSASPSARYAILTSGKHTIVYRRDLDYPRKLEPIGDALPSKYESAREAAKHSRYTVVLNPNEPDGIQTGLIPLSRDRFREVLGDTRSGCHSILRDNEGLQPQEAVDGMVKFLFAKWYDEQATVDLAKQTGESRAYVFSVSDETDPERLLVQVRDTFEKAKQWERETLAKKFGDDLGVRLAFNEADVLQFKPHTTMEIVKRLQPWSLRKSSADVKGGVFEDFLSKTFRDDLGQYFTPTPVINLMVGILQPTVNDYVGDPACGSARMLTHVLDYVRKQEYAKAIANNGGSAEGINPEEPTQEFIKFRDNHLFGAEYSRNVMHVARVNTLMNGAQYADLKVMDSLERLSSITGGIIEGLPERPGFYLGGLTMILTNPPFGSKLTNENVLKDFAGRDGVTKKKDKVVKSIPQEVAFVNRCLEFLAPKGKLAIVLPDGVLANSSMQDVRDWILRWARLKAVISLPQETFIPYGAAVKTSVVILEKREIALTAETQLELGQEINEADQDYEIYMARIDDIGYDAAGCISAYQNEVNEPPEVREVITDLAEFLAR, from the coding sequence ATGCCATTCAGCAATTTCACAAATCCTTACAAAAATCCGGCTGACATACCACAGAAGTATCGCCAGCACATGAACTTCCAGAAATTATTTAAATCTGATGGTTCTTACGTGCGTCCGGCGGAAGACCCTGTAACAATATGGGCAATTGAGATTTTAGTAGAGGAGTACGGTGTTCCACTAGAAGCGATGGCGCTAGAACTAAATGCAGATTTTGCCGAGGGAACTTATCAAGGTGGGCGACGTTACCAAGGACGAGCGGATGTAGTTGTTTACGATGATCGTTATGCTGACGCTGTAGGAGATTTAGATGTAGCCTTCATTATGCTGGAGGCGATGGAACCTAATAAAAAGCTTGATGGAAAAGACCCGGAAGGTTGGGTAGATCATTTAAATCGACTCAACGCTTACATGAGTGCTTCACCATCCGCCCGTTACGCAATTTTAACCAGTGGTAAGCACACGATAGTCTATCGTCGTGACTTAGACTATCCACGCAAACTAGAACCAATTGGCGATGCTTTACCCAGTAAGTATGAAAGTGCGCGTGAAGCAGCAAAGCATAGTCGTTATACAGTAGTTCTTAATCCTAATGAGCCGGATGGCATTCAAACAGGACTCATACCACTCAGCCGTGATAGATTTCGTGAGGTTTTGGGAGATACACGCTCTGGATGTCACTCTATCCTCAGAGATAACGAGGGTTTGCAGCCCCAAGAAGCAGTAGATGGAATGGTTAAATTCCTGTTTGCTAAATGGTACGACGAGCAGGCAACTGTTGATTTGGCTAAGCAAACAGGTGAATCACGAGCTTATGTGTTTAGTGTGAGTGATGAAACTGACCCAGAACGCTTATTAGTACAGGTGCGAGATACTTTTGAAAAAGCCAAGCAATGGGAAAGAGAGACACTAGCGAAAAAATTTGGTGATGATTTGGGTGTACGTTTGGCTTTTAATGAGGCTGATGTGTTGCAATTCAAACCTCACACTACGATGGAAATTGTGAAGCGTTTGCAGCCTTGGAGTTTGCGAAAATCTTCAGCAGATGTCAAAGGTGGAGTGTTTGAGGATTTTTTAAGTAAAACTTTTCGTGATGATTTGGGGCAATATTTCACGCCTACACCAGTAATTAATTTAATGGTGGGGATTTTGCAACCAACAGTAAATGATTATGTTGGTGATCCTGCTTGCGGTTCAGCGCGGATGCTAACCCACGTTTTGGATTATGTGCGTAAACAGGAGTATGCAAAAGCAATAGCAAATAATGGTGGTAGTGCTGAAGGGATTAATCCTGAAGAACCAACGCAAGAGTTTATCAAATTTAGAGATAATCATTTATTCGGTGCTGAATATTCTCGCAATGTCATGCACGTAGCGCGAGTTAATACTTTAATGAATGGCGCACAATATGCTGATTTAAAGGTAATGGATTCGCTGGAGCGATTGAGTAGCATTACAGGAGGAATTATAGAGGGTCTTCCAGAACGTCCTGGATTTTATCTAGGAGGGCTGACAATGATTTTAACTAATCCTCCATTTGGCTCTAAATTGACTAATGAAAATGTTTTGAAAGATTTTGCTGGACGGGATGGAGTGACAAAGAAAAAAGATAAGGTTGTTAAAAGTATTCCTCAAGAAGTGGCTTTTGTTAATCGTTGTCTTGAATTTCTTGCTCCAAAAGGTAAGTTAGCAATTGTTTTACCTGATGGGGTATTGGCAAATAGTTCGATGCAGGATGTTAGAGATTGGATTTTACGCTGGGCAAGATTAAAAGCAGTTATTAGTTTACCACAGGAAACATTCATACCCTACGGTGCTGCTGTGAAGACTAGCGTGGTTATTCTCGAAAAGCGTGAGATAGCTTTGACAGCAGAAACTCAGCTAGAACTTGGTCAGGAAATTAACGAAGCTGATCAAGATTATGAGATTTACATGGCTAGGATTGATGATATTGGCTATGATGCTGCTGGTTGTATTTCTGCCTATCAAAATGAGGTTAACGAACCTCCAGAAGTTAGGGAAGTAATTACAGATTTGGCTGAGTTTTTAGCGAGATAG
- a CDS encoding restriction endonuclease subunit S produces the protein MEKTIVNLSKLRQKGVWNFQPYSQVVTDAMAKLEKSPFPVVKLETLLVEGTTKRGYSVTGVEDVGGIPLLSARNISAQGMNLNHVRYLTPDAHNKLEETQVHKGDVLVSVIMRPGIAAVYESDEPANINSHLARLRLTNQIDPAYLVFYLNSNVGQALIRSLSTGSLQPMLTISALKDLPVILPPLAEQKQIVAEVQRLTQEAEQLVKAAEERRAEAQKLFGELFQEAV, from the coding sequence ATGGAAAAAACTATTGTTAATCTTTCAAAGTTACGTCAAAAGGGTGTCTGGAATTTTCAGCCTTACTCCCAAGTTGTGACAGATGCAATGGCTAAATTAGAGAAAAGTCCCTTTCCAGTGGTTAAGTTGGAAACTTTACTCGTTGAGGGAACTACCAAGCGTGGTTATTCTGTTACTGGGGTCGAGGATGTAGGCGGGATTCCTTTACTCTCAGCACGTAATATTTCAGCACAGGGTATGAATTTGAATCATGTGCGCTATCTAACTCCAGATGCTCACAACAAACTTGAAGAAACTCAAGTTCATAAAGGTGATGTACTGGTAAGTGTGATCATGCGTCCGGGGATAGCTGCTGTCTATGAATCTGACGAGCCTGCCAACATAAATTCACACCTTGCAAGACTACGCCTAACGAACCAGATTGATCCAGCTTACCTAGTTTTCTATCTAAATTCAAATGTTGGTCAAGCCCTCATTCGCTCCCTTTCAACTGGTAGCCTTCAGCCAATGTTAACCATTTCTGCTTTAAAAGATTTGCCTGTGATACTTCCCCCACTAGCTGAACAGAAACAGATTGTTGCTGAAGTACAGCGATTAACACAAGAGGCTGAGCAATTAGTGAAAGCAGCTGAGGAACGCCGTGCTGAAGCCCAGAAGCTTTTTGGAGAGTTATTTCAAGAGGCAGTGTAA